In Halobaculum sp. XH14, a single genomic region encodes these proteins:
- a CDS encoding HalOD1 output domain-containing protein, whose protein sequence is MTSEAREITREVGTDTLVGTIVDAVAAAKRTDPTELDTRLNDAVDPDAIESLFDTPGSEGRGTDAFVQFGFAEHEVRVHAAGEVTVTPTAASTVETPSTPADD, encoded by the coding sequence ATGACATCGGAGGCACGCGAAATCACGCGGGAAGTGGGGACCGACACGCTCGTGGGGACGATCGTCGACGCGGTCGCGGCGGCGAAGCGGACGGACCCGACCGAACTGGACACGCGACTGAACGACGCCGTCGACCCGGACGCGATCGAGTCGCTGTTCGACACGCCCGGGAGCGAGGGACGTGGGACCGACGCGTTCGTGCAGTTCGGGTTCGCCGAACACGAGGTCCGCGTCCACGCGGCGGGGGAGGTCACCGTCACTCCGACGGCAGCGAGCACGGTCGAGACGCCGAGCACCCCCGCCGACGACTGA
- a CDS encoding VOC family protein — translation MITQIGRTTVLVEEYEEALAFYTGTLGFDVIADVELDGGFRALHVGPAGESGSGLWLMEATGEEERALIGNQTGSQPAFVLYTDEIRETYETLAERGVEFSGEPEAGPSGSNVHFEDPYGNRIVLAELHEPRD, via the coding sequence ATGATCACTCAGATCGGCCGGACGACCGTGCTCGTGGAGGAGTACGAGGAAGCGCTGGCGTTCTACACGGGGACGCTCGGGTTTGACGTGATCGCGGACGTGGAACTCGACGGCGGCTTTCGAGCACTCCACGTCGGACCGGCAGGCGAATCCGGTTCGGGACTCTGGCTCATGGAAGCGACCGGGGAGGAGGAGCGCGCCCTGATCGGGAACCAGACGGGCAGTCAGCCGGCGTTCGTGCTCTACACCGATGAGATCCGGGAGACGTACGAGACGCTGGCCGAGCGCGGCGTCGAGTTCAGCGGCGAGCCGGAAGCCGGGCCGTCCGGCTCGAACGTCCACTTCGAAGACCCGTACGGGAACCGCATCGTCCTCGCAGAGCTCCACGAGCCCCGAGACTGA
- the secF gene encoding protein translocase subunit SecF, producing the protein MARFEVPEVDYTRYTNRQLAAVPLAVLAVALLVIGGFYATTGSPVTPGVEFTGGTELRVAVDGGNAQEQIDSAFSAEPDSVQSVVDSDVYILTFKEADATTAELESQAEAADFTVRSTSDVSASFGEDTQLLALLGVGVAFAGMAVLVFALFRSFVPSIAVVISAFSDIVIPVAMMNLFGIELTLGTVAALLMLIGYSVDSDILLNNHILRRSGDFYESTHRAMRTGVTMTLTSLAAMAVMALTASLFGIGLLSSIGIILVFGLAADLMNTYLLNLSLLRWYQFEGVAR; encoded by the coding sequence ATGGCTCGTTTCGAGGTACCGGAGGTCGATTACACCCGGTACACGAACCGACAACTCGCGGCGGTTCCCCTCGCCGTGCTCGCGGTCGCCCTCCTCGTCATCGGGGGGTTCTACGCCACGACGGGCTCGCCGGTCACGCCCGGCGTCGAGTTCACCGGCGGGACCGAACTCAGGGTCGCCGTCGACGGGGGGAACGCCCAGGAACAGATCGACTCGGCGTTCTCTGCCGAGCCGGACAGCGTCCAGTCGGTCGTCGACAGCGACGTCTACATCCTGACGTTCAAGGAGGCCGACGCCACGACCGCGGAGCTCGAATCGCAGGCGGAGGCGGCGGACTTCACCGTCCGGTCGACCAGCGACGTGTCCGCAAGCTTCGGCGAAGACACGCAGTTGCTCGCGCTGCTGGGTGTCGGCGTGGCGTTCGCCGGGATGGCGGTCCTCGTGTTCGCCCTGTTCCGGTCGTTCGTCCCCAGCATCGCGGTCGTCATCTCGGCGTTCTCGGACATCGTCATCCCGGTCGCGATGATGAACCTGTTCGGCATCGAACTGACGCTCGGGACCGTCGCCGCGCTCCTGATGCTCATCGGGTACTCGGTCGACTCGGACATCCTGTTGAACAACCACATCCTCCGGCGGTCGGGTGACTTCTACGAGTCGACCCACCGCGCGATGCGGACCGGCGTGACGATGACGCTCACCTCGCTCGCGGCGATGGCCGTGATGGCGCTCACCGCGTCGCTGTTCGGCATCGGCCTGCTCTCCAGCATCGGCATCATCCTGGTGTTCGGGCTGGCTGCCGACCTGATGAACACGTATCTGCTCAACCTCAGCCTGCTGCGCTGGTACCAGTTCGAGGGGGTGGCGCGATGA
- a CDS encoding MMPL family transporter, translating into MSVLDSVRDNWRVALLVVVLVLSAGFLFAPGFGQQGSSAPDTATNLKYGLGLSGGTQVRAPVVGITAEDVRFGGDSLSEVEIAVAGNLEGVESTDVIARQTTGTNGTVEVVSRNATTDELATALDEAGYAHGEVSDGVTQATIDDMVSTLESKINAAGLSGGSVTDTTTAGGETFILVEVPNEDRSEVLDLVSSRGSVSVVAYHPAANGSGYTNTTVIRQEDFQRIGSAQRGEQGPGPHVQVSVRADQAERVQRQFEETGVAQQGGTVCTFESSPQNTQPCILVVRDGAVVSSFGMDGDLAGSMRSGEWAENPTFILVTGNYSDAQQVAVDLDAGALPAPLAIDQGTTTSITAAQGETFRTDSLIIGIVAVLTVSIVVFFRYGDLQVAAPMVVTAMSEVFALLGFAALIQYPLDLAVIAGFIAVIGTGVDDLVIIADEVMSEGEVNSRRVFQSRFRKAFWVIGAAAATTIIAMSPLAVLSLGDLQGFAIFTILGVLVGVLITRPAYGDILRALLTEQ; encoded by the coding sequence ATGAGCGTCCTCGACTCGGTGCGCGACAACTGGCGCGTCGCGCTGCTCGTGGTCGTGCTGGTGCTCTCGGCGGGGTTCCTCTTCGCGCCGGGCTTCGGCCAGCAGGGCTCCTCGGCCCCCGACACGGCGACGAACCTGAAGTACGGGCTCGGGCTCTCGGGCGGCACCCAGGTCCGGGCGCCGGTGGTCGGCATCACCGCCGAGGACGTTCGCTTCGGCGGCGATAGCCTCTCGGAGGTCGAGATCGCCGTCGCGGGGAACCTCGAGGGCGTGGAATCGACCGACGTCATCGCCCGACAGACCACGGGCACGAACGGCACCGTCGAGGTCGTCAGCCGGAACGCGACGACCGACGAACTGGCGACGGCACTCGACGAAGCCGGCTATGCCCACGGCGAGGTCAGCGACGGCGTGACCCAGGCCACCATCGACGACATGGTCAGCACGCTCGAGTCGAAGATCAACGCGGCCGGCCTCTCGGGCGGGAGCGTGACCGACACCACGACCGCCGGCGGCGAGACGTTCATCCTCGTGGAGGTGCCCAACGAGGACCGCTCGGAGGTGCTCGACCTGGTCAGCTCGCGCGGGAGCGTCAGCGTCGTCGCCTACCACCCCGCCGCGAACGGCTCCGGCTACACGAACACGACCGTCATCCGCCAGGAGGACTTCCAGCGCATCGGCAGCGCCCAGCGCGGCGAGCAGGGGCCCGGCCCGCACGTTCAGGTCTCGGTGCGGGCGGACCAGGCCGAACGCGTCCAGCGCCAGTTCGAGGAGACGGGCGTCGCCCAGCAGGGCGGCACCGTCTGTACCTTCGAGTCGAGCCCGCAGAACACCCAGCCGTGCATCCTCGTCGTCCGTGACGGGGCCGTGGTCTCCTCGTTCGGCATGGACGGGGACCTCGCCGGGTCGATGCGCTCGGGCGAGTGGGCCGAGAACCCGACGTTCATCCTGGTGACCGGGAACTACTCGGACGCACAGCAGGTCGCGGTCGACCTCGACGCCGGTGCGCTCCCCGCGCCGCTGGCGATCGACCAGGGGACGACGACCTCGATCACGGCCGCCCAGGGTGAGACGTTCCGGACCGACTCGCTCATCATCGGCATCGTCGCCGTGCTCACGGTGAGCATCGTCGTCTTCTTCCGGTACGGCGACCTGCAGGTGGCGGCCCCGATGGTCGTCACCGCGATGTCCGAGGTGTTCGCGCTGCTCGGCTTCGCCGCGCTCATCCAGTACCCGCTGGATCTGGCGGTCATCGCCGGCTTCATCGCGGTCATCGGGACCGGGGTCGACGACCTGGTCATCATCGCCGACGAGGTGATGAGCGAGGGCGAGGTGAACTCCCGCCGGGTGTTCCAGTCGCGCTTCCGCAAGGCGTTCTGGGTCATCGGCGCGGCCGCCGCGACGACCATCATCGCCATGTCGCCGCTCGCGGTGCTCTCGCTGGGCGACCTGCAGGGGTTCGCCATCTTCACCATCCTCGGCGTGCTCGTCGGGGTGCTCATCACCCGGCCCGCCTACGGCGACATCCTGCGGGCGCTGCTGACCGAGCAGTGA
- a CDS encoding DUF5812 family protein, which translates to MTDDEFDVDALERALSEAGEAPGSSETAQGADPERTEGTFLVTHAEEESAVLREVSTGRVLTLSENPGVEAEEAIEGVLAPEPPMNVTWELVEVAERRTLSLAEGEEPPTRDSLDTAAEQEVGELTRTERAGVGELHVVTVPEERTERAVADVLGDREATLARAARLGVNRVEVRSAPGVVVVRYLP; encoded by the coding sequence ATGACCGACGACGAGTTCGACGTCGACGCGCTCGAACGGGCCCTGTCCGAAGCGGGGGAAGCCCCCGGGTCGAGCGAGACTGCGCAGGGAGCCGATCCCGAGCGGACGGAGGGAACGTTCCTCGTCACCCACGCCGAGGAGGAGTCGGCGGTCCTCCGGGAGGTGTCCACCGGGCGGGTGCTCACGCTCTCGGAGAACCCCGGCGTCGAGGCCGAGGAGGCGATCGAGGGCGTCCTCGCGCCCGAACCGCCGATGAACGTCACCTGGGAACTCGTCGAGGTGGCGGAGCGCCGGACGCTCTCGCTGGCGGAGGGCGAGGAGCCGCCGACGCGCGACAGCCTCGACACCGCGGCCGAACAGGAGGTGGGCGAACTGACGCGGACCGAACGGGCCGGCGTCGGCGAACTCCACGTCGTCACCGTTCCCGAGGAGCGGACGGAACGGGCGGTGGCCGACGTGCTCGGGGACCGCGAGGCGACGCTCGCACGCGCCGCCCGTCTCGGGGTCAACCGCGTCGAGGTCCGGTCCGCGCCCGGCGTCGTCGTCGTCCGGTATCTGCCCTGA
- a CDS encoding GNAT family N-acetyltransferase, with protein sequence MDDLEVRPARTADADRLAAVYRSAYERNRELGFPAKAESATGAEVAEWISERRVYVATVGDDPVGGVRLEETDPGRVKLGRLAVHDRWKGRGIGGRLLDHAEEAGRDLGAETVRLTTPEGHPFLPALYRDRGYEKTGEYPLAYREYDEIVLEKQLR encoded by the coding sequence ATGGACGACCTCGAGGTCCGGCCGGCGCGGACGGCCGACGCCGACCGGCTCGCCGCGGTGTATCGGAGCGCCTACGAGCGGAATCGCGAACTCGGGTTCCCCGCAAAGGCTGAGTCAGCCACCGGGGCCGAGGTCGCCGAGTGGATCAGCGAACGTCGGGTGTACGTCGCCACGGTCGGGGACGACCCGGTTGGCGGGGTCAGGCTCGAGGAGACCGACCCCGGTCGCGTGAAACTGGGTCGGCTGGCGGTCCACGACCGCTGGAAGGGACGGGGAATCGGAGGGCGGCTGTTAGACCACGCCGAGGAGGCGGGCCGCGACCTGGGTGCCGAAACCGTCCGGCTCACGACGCCCGAGGGCCACCCGTTCCTGCCGGCCCTGTATCGGGATCGTGGCTACGAGAAGACGGGCGAGTACCCGCTGGCGTACCGCGAGTACGACGAAATCGTGCTGGAGAAACAGCTCCGGTAA